One genomic segment of Arthrobacter sp. JZ12 includes these proteins:
- a CDS encoding HNH endonuclease signature motif containing protein, producing the protein MGYSEGFAAAGGASGAGASRARSSAGPTDGWAEEPSVPPSPGQIWEGTDEPAPAGPWGVVELPVTSDLEHLKQAVDTLERLNQLQCWADAQKARLVERIRELFEQSNDRKQDPSGADSDEDFAVFLAAEEVGALLRIPMRTARSLVEQSRLLVQRHQPTLASLEDGKMSWRHASTVVEECVGVPADVLPDFEQDLVSAAECTTVSKLARRARVRRELLHPQAAPVRKSRAEADRRVQLEPDRDGMAWLSAYLPAEQACGIYNRLDAAARSLQCPDEDRTLTQLRADVFADLLTHTCTGNNDDGTGFRSVGATVHITVPAMTLLERLRGSEAGSCREPGPCEGTNTGVVEGAGSGTMAGAGLGAATNAGAGPGAGEASVLEGYGPIDADTAARLAGHASSFIRILTHPESGAPLSVGRTSYRPPKHLQDWVRARDRTCRHPGCNRTATASEIDHTVPWHQGGHTDHDNLACLCRRHHALKTNGHWRYSQPEPGTVTATSPAGKTYTTQPPPF; encoded by the coding sequence ATGGGTTATTCGGAGGGGTTCGCGGCTGCTGGAGGGGCTTCCGGTGCGGGTGCCTCCCGTGCGCGCTCATCCGCTGGACCCACGGACGGGTGGGCAGAAGAGCCCTCCGTCCCGCCGTCCCCGGGGCAGATTTGGGAAGGCACTGACGAGCCTGCTCCTGCCGGACCGTGGGGCGTAGTCGAGTTGCCAGTCACCAGCGACCTGGAGCACTTGAAGCAGGCGGTGGACACACTCGAACGCCTGAACCAACTGCAGTGCTGGGCTGACGCGCAAAAGGCCCGGCTGGTCGAACGGATTCGCGAACTCTTCGAGCAGAGTAACGACCGAAAGCAGGATCCCAGTGGCGCTGATTCAGACGAGGACTTTGCGGTGTTCCTGGCAGCTGAAGAGGTGGGAGCGCTGCTGCGCATTCCCATGAGAACGGCCAGGAGTCTTGTTGAGCAGTCCCGGCTTCTGGTCCAACGTCATCAGCCCACTCTGGCGAGCCTCGAGGACGGCAAGATGTCGTGGCGGCATGCAAGCACCGTTGTTGAGGAATGTGTGGGCGTTCCGGCCGATGTGCTGCCCGACTTCGAACAAGACCTCGTCAGTGCTGCTGAGTGCACCACGGTTTCGAAACTCGCTCGTCGAGCGCGGGTACGCCGGGAACTACTGCATCCTCAGGCCGCGCCTGTCCGAAAATCCCGGGCCGAGGCTGACCGTCGCGTTCAGCTCGAACCGGATCGCGACGGCATGGCTTGGCTCAGCGCCTACCTGCCCGCGGAGCAGGCCTGCGGGATCTATAACCGATTGGACGCCGCAGCGCGCTCCCTCCAGTGCCCGGACGAGGATCGCACGCTCACCCAGCTTCGTGCCGACGTCTTTGCGGATCTGCTCACGCACACCTGTACTGGAAACAACGACGACGGCACAGGCTTCCGCAGTGTCGGCGCCACGGTGCACATCACAGTTCCAGCCATGACGCTGCTGGAGCGATTACGGGGGTCTGAGGCAGGCTCGTGTCGGGAACCGGGACCGTGCGAGGGTACTAACACCGGTGTGGTGGAAGGTGCGGGTTCCGGAACCATGGCGGGTGCTGGACTTGGCGCGGCGACCAACGCGGGTGCTGGGCCAGGTGCCGGCGAAGCGAGTGTTCTCGAGGGATACGGTCCGATCGACGCTGACACCGCCGCCCGTCTTGCAGGACACGCGTCCTCCTTCATCAGGATCCTTACTCATCCTGAGTCCGGCGCTCCCCTGTCGGTTGGCAGAACGAGTTATCGGCCACCCAAACATCTGCAGGACTGGGTCCGCGCCCGCGACAGAACTTGCAGGCATCCGGGATGCAATCGCACCGCCACCGCATCGGAGATCGACCACACCGTTCCCTGGCATCAGGGCGGGCACACCGACCATGACAACCTGGCGTGCCTGTGCCGCAGACACCACGCATTGAAGACCAATGGACATTGGCGATATAGCCAGCCTGAACCGGGGACAGTCACCGCCACCTCACCCGCAGGCAAAACCTACACAACGCAGCCCCCGCCCTTCTAG
- a CDS encoding TIGR01906 family membrane protein yields MADTAENENQGGSGGGERRAAMRSEETVGGFTRVRETGYPMRKASTLPDLSSYSSAEDRPRGGASRVNRPDSNDDDGTRNEPYTRLIAAPSEDGSTQLVPGRDGQVSGRSETDGEEVEANPTEPDRLASEDSAADAAQSPTDSSEPTSDSNQLDRDEQTSGLHEAGASRDDASTASRDEASTATIPVAMPTGSTPAELVTAANTSDRVDSSGKSAGGSHVYGAPNPQDATNNLSPRLGEDPNPDTSSLSIRPPEEDVTRRASQRDEAAAAKPLLPRILQVVVAVFFPVILLAAAVRAVTTPLFLWIEYHRPGFPADSYGFSTEDRMTYGSYAMDYIVNWAPARYLGDLVNTDGDQLFLDSEVGHMADVKLVLSTGFVVATVLALIAILSCVYLARRYPGGVRRALFAGAAATLLLAVALAVVAILAWETFFTQVHALFFADGTWTFRLDDTLIRLFPAQFWIDAAGAVGALVLIVAGLTLAFTWPTGSRRDRSARAYAARRANSGI; encoded by the coding sequence GTGGCTGACACAGCTGAGAACGAGAATCAGGGCGGTTCCGGCGGCGGAGAACGTCGTGCGGCGATGCGGTCCGAAGAGACCGTCGGCGGCTTCACCCGGGTTCGTGAGACCGGCTACCCCATGCGGAAGGCCAGCACGCTGCCCGATCTCAGCTCCTACTCCTCCGCGGAGGACCGCCCGCGTGGAGGTGCCTCCCGTGTGAACCGGCCCGATTCCAACGACGACGACGGCACTCGCAACGAGCCTTACACGCGTCTCATCGCCGCACCGTCTGAGGACGGATCCACCCAGTTAGTGCCCGGCCGCGACGGTCAGGTGTCCGGCCGGAGCGAGACCGACGGCGAGGAGGTCGAGGCTAACCCAACCGAGCCCGACCGCCTTGCATCTGAAGATTCAGCAGCCGACGCCGCCCAATCTCCGACCGACTCCAGCGAGCCCACAAGCGATTCGAACCAGCTCGACCGCGACGAGCAGACGTCCGGTCTGCATGAGGCCGGCGCAAGCCGGGACGACGCGAGCACCGCAAGCCGTGACGAGGCGAGCACCGCTACGATCCCAGTCGCGATGCCGACAGGGTCCACCCCGGCCGAGCTCGTCACCGCAGCCAACACCTCCGACCGGGTGGATTCATCCGGCAAGTCCGCCGGCGGCTCGCACGTTTACGGGGCACCCAACCCCCAGGACGCCACGAACAATTTGAGCCCCCGTCTCGGCGAAGACCCGAATCCCGACACCTCCAGCCTCTCCATCCGCCCGCCGGAGGAGGACGTCACCCGCAGGGCAAGCCAGCGCGACGAAGCCGCCGCCGCCAAGCCGCTCCTTCCCCGCATCCTACAGGTGGTGGTGGCCGTGTTCTTCCCGGTCATCCTCCTCGCGGCTGCGGTCCGTGCCGTCACCACCCCGCTGTTCCTCTGGATTGAATACCACCGCCCCGGATTCCCTGCCGACAGCTACGGTTTCAGTACCGAGGACCGGATGACGTACGGCTCCTACGCCATGGACTACATCGTCAACTGGGCTCCCGCACGCTACCTCGGTGACCTCGTCAACACCGACGGTGACCAACTCTTCCTCGACAGCGAAGTCGGCCACATGGCCGACGTGAAACTCGTGCTGTCCACCGGCTTTGTTGTGGCGACGGTACTGGCGCTCATCGCAATCCTCTCCTGCGTCTACCTTGCACGCCGCTACCCGGGAGGTGTCCGCAGAGCACTCTTCGCAGGCGCCGCGGCAACCCTGCTTCTGGCTGTCGCGCTCGCCGTCGTTGCCATACTTGCCTGGGAAACGTTCTTCACCCAGGTGCACGCCCTGTTCTTCGCCGACGGCACGTGGACTTTCCGCCTCGACGACACCCTGATCAGGCTCTTCCCCGCACAGTTCTGGATTGACGCGGCCGGTGCAGTCGGCGCGCTGGTGTTGATCGTCGCCGGCCTCACACTCGCCTTCACCTGGCCCACGGGCTCGCGGCGAGACCGCTCTGCGCGTGCCTATGCCGCCCGTCGCGCCAACAGCGGCATCTGA
- a CDS encoding long-chain fatty acid--CoA ligase — protein MRESSTDLLVDLPAESNVTDLLLAQHQRAPQAPLYAVKEAGSWRDISAESFLDQVRALAKGLLARGVQPGDGVAVMSKTRYEWTLADLAIWFAGGVTVPIYETSSAHQVSWILEDAAAVVVLVENGEKAAIVRQARPDVEPVLMNYDDGATSFATLVAEGKSVTDEALEAARSSRTLADVASLVYTSGTTGRPKGCEITHGNFALFAVNTIEFLPELLREENARTIMFLPLAHVLARAVQLVCVAGGVKLGHTSNATELLEDLAVYKPKFLLVVPRIFEKIYSTAAQKAEAAGKGKLFTAAADTAVAYSQALDNAARGGRGPSLPLRLKHALFDRVLYPKLRAVFGGEVTYTVSGASPLSEHLAHFFRGAGVNVLEGYGLTESTAPCTVNPVALTRIGTVGIPMPGSTIRIDADGEVQVRGVGVFKGYHNNEAANAEAFTEDGFFRTGDLGSLDEDGFLTITGRKKDLLVTAAGKNVAPGPLEEKLREHPLVAHALVVGDNRPFIAALVTLDGEAVQTWAHAHGHSTPVPHEALRAEVQQAVDEANEMVSRAEQIRKFEILDTEFTLDSGHLTPTLKLKKAAVLEDYSADVEKLYAQ, from the coding sequence ATGCGTGAATCCTCCACCGATCTCCTCGTCGATCTGCCCGCCGAGTCAAACGTCACCGACCTGCTGCTCGCCCAGCACCAGCGGGCTCCGCAGGCGCCGCTGTATGCGGTGAAGGAAGCGGGGTCCTGGCGGGATATCTCCGCCGAGTCGTTCCTCGACCAGGTCCGGGCACTCGCCAAGGGTCTGCTCGCCCGCGGCGTGCAGCCGGGTGACGGTGTGGCCGTCATGTCGAAGACCCGCTACGAGTGGACCCTGGCCGACCTCGCAATCTGGTTCGCCGGCGGCGTCACCGTTCCCATCTACGAAACCTCCTCGGCACACCAGGTTAGCTGGATTCTGGAGGACGCTGCCGCCGTCGTCGTTCTCGTTGAGAACGGTGAGAAGGCAGCCATAGTGCGGCAGGCACGGCCGGACGTCGAGCCGGTGCTGATGAATTACGACGACGGCGCCACCTCCTTCGCCACGCTGGTCGCCGAGGGCAAGTCCGTGACGGACGAGGCGCTGGAAGCGGCACGGAGCAGCCGGACGCTGGCGGATGTTGCGTCGCTGGTCTACACGTCGGGGACCACGGGCAGGCCCAAGGGTTGCGAGATCACGCACGGAAACTTCGCGCTGTTTGCCGTGAACACGATCGAGTTCCTGCCCGAGCTGCTGCGCGAGGAGAACGCCCGAACCATCATGTTCCTGCCGCTCGCGCACGTGCTGGCGCGGGCGGTGCAGCTGGTGTGTGTTGCCGGGGGCGTGAAGCTCGGTCACACCAGTAACGCCACGGAGCTTCTTGAGGATCTCGCGGTTTACAAGCCCAAGTTCCTGCTGGTGGTGCCGCGGATCTTCGAGAAGATCTACAGTACGGCAGCCCAGAAGGCCGAGGCCGCCGGCAAGGGCAAGCTGTTCACTGCCGCGGCGGATACCGCTGTGGCGTACTCGCAGGCGCTGGATAACGCTGCGCGCGGCGGGCGGGGACCGTCGCTTCCGCTGCGGTTGAAGCACGCGCTGTTCGACCGGGTGCTGTACCCGAAGCTCCGTGCAGTGTTCGGCGGAGAGGTGACGTATACGGTATCCGGTGCCAGCCCGCTCAGCGAGCATCTGGCACACTTCTTCCGCGGTGCAGGCGTGAACGTTCTGGAGGGGTACGGGCTGACCGAGTCCACCGCACCCTGCACGGTCAACCCGGTGGCACTTACGCGGATCGGAACCGTGGGCATTCCCATGCCGGGCAGCACCATCCGGATCGACGCGGACGGTGAAGTACAGGTGCGTGGCGTCGGTGTCTTCAAGGGTTACCACAACAATGAGGCCGCCAACGCGGAAGCCTTCACTGAGGACGGCTTCTTCCGAACGGGCGACCTCGGCAGCCTCGACGAAGACGGCTTCCTCACTATCACCGGCCGCAAGAAGGACCTGTTGGTGACCGCCGCGGGCAAAAACGTGGCACCGGGTCCGCTCGAGGAGAAGCTGCGGGAACACCCGCTCGTGGCGCACGCGCTTGTAGTTGGCGACAACCGCCCCTTCATTGCAGCGCTGGTAACGCTCGACGGCGAGGCGGTGCAGACCTGGGCACATGCACACGGACACAGCACTCCAGTGCCGCACGAGGCGCTTCGTGCCGAGGTGCAGCAAGCAGTCGACGAAGCGAACGAGATGGTGTCACGTGCAGAACAGATCCGGAAGTTCGAGATCCTCGATACCGAGTTCACCCTCGACTCGGGGCACCTGACCCCAACCCTCAAATTGAAGAAAGCTGCTGTTCTGGAGGACTACAGCGCCGACGTCGAGAAGCTGTACGCGCAGTAG
- a CDS encoding dolichyl-phosphate-mannose--protein mannosyltransferase yields the protein MVPRPEVEFGRTADSRVASASSVSARPAARSPPSSLCSVTSSAYCPGTVRGARYDDPVSQTTTATVPRQDFQRQWVVPARTAFSERVLRRRLLGEQLRFGLWGWLLPVLVSLIGGVLRFVRLGEPDSLVFDETYYVKDAYSFLLSGYEREWPEEADADFNTGNVDIILGTPDYVVHPPVGKWMIAVGLALFGPENPFAWRFSAAVVGTLSILILAFVAQRLFGSPVLGAIAGLLMAVDGHHLVHSRTSLLDVFLMFWVLVAFAALVQDRFQARRRLAALLARSAQVRGMPSREELLYGPWLGLRPWRIAAGVALGLALGTKWSALPFIAVFGLMTVLWDMAARRTVGVRRWVRGAIVRDGLQAFVSIVPLGLAVYLATWTGWFLSSDAYNRQWAEQNPDPLWDWVPAPLRSLAEYHRSAYSFHQGLSSEHPYEATAWSWLLLGRPTLFLYENEGLDCGADACSQTVNVVGNPLIWWAAALSLIAVLLFWLGRRDWRAGAILSGVAAGYLPWFLFPDRTMFYFYAISFEPFLILALTYVLGLALGSPGDAVWRRRGGIVLVGGYVALALLLSAYFLPIWTAETITYEQWNVRMWMPSWV from the coding sequence ATGGTGCCGCGCCCGGAGGTGGAGTTTGGGAGGACTGCCGATTCGAGGGTTGCCTCTGCGTCGTCGGTGTCGGCCCGCCCTGCCGCCCGGTCACCGCCGTCGTCGTTATGTTCCGTCACCAGTTCAGCCTACTGTCCGGGAACTGTCAGAGGCGCTCGCTACGATGATCCGGTGAGCCAAACCACCACAGCCACCGTCCCTCGCCAGGACTTTCAGCGGCAGTGGGTTGTTCCGGCGAGAACGGCTTTCTCCGAGCGGGTGCTGCGCAGACGGCTCCTCGGCGAGCAGTTGCGCTTTGGACTGTGGGGCTGGCTGCTGCCGGTACTGGTTTCGCTGATCGGCGGGGTACTGCGGTTCGTCCGGCTCGGTGAGCCGGATTCGCTGGTGTTTGACGAGACCTATTACGTGAAGGACGCTTACTCCTTCCTGCTCTCCGGCTACGAGCGCGAGTGGCCCGAAGAGGCGGATGCGGACTTCAACACGGGGAATGTGGACATCATCCTCGGAACCCCTGATTATGTGGTGCATCCTCCCGTGGGCAAGTGGATGATCGCGGTCGGGCTCGCACTGTTCGGCCCGGAAAATCCGTTCGCCTGGCGGTTTTCAGCGGCCGTGGTGGGTACGCTCTCCATCCTCATCCTGGCGTTCGTGGCGCAGCGGCTGTTCGGGTCGCCGGTGCTGGGTGCCATCGCCGGCTTGCTGATGGCGGTGGACGGCCACCACCTCGTCCACTCACGTACGTCGCTGCTCGATGTCTTCCTCATGTTCTGGGTGCTGGTCGCTTTCGCTGCCCTGGTACAGGATCGCTTCCAGGCACGACGGCGGCTGGCCGCCCTGCTGGCCCGGTCGGCCCAGGTGCGTGGCATGCCGAGCCGCGAGGAATTGCTGTACGGCCCCTGGCTTGGATTGCGGCCGTGGCGCATAGCCGCCGGAGTGGCGCTAGGACTGGCGTTGGGAACCAAGTGGTCCGCGCTGCCGTTCATCGCGGTCTTCGGGCTCATGACGGTGCTGTGGGATATGGCAGCGCGTCGAACGGTGGGGGTGCGGCGCTGGGTGCGTGGCGCTATCGTGCGTGACGGGCTGCAGGCTTTCGTTTCGATCGTGCCGCTGGGACTGGCCGTGTACCTGGCAACCTGGACGGGCTGGTTCCTGTCCTCCGACGCCTACAACCGGCAGTGGGCCGAGCAGAATCCTGATCCTTTGTGGGACTGGGTCCCGGCTCCCCTGCGGTCGCTCGCGGAGTATCACCGCAGCGCGTACTCGTTCCACCAGGGGCTCAGCTCGGAGCACCCGTATGAGGCAACGGCCTGGTCCTGGCTGCTGCTCGGCAGGCCCACGCTTTTTCTCTATGAGAACGAGGGGCTGGATTGCGGAGCCGACGCCTGTTCCCAGACCGTGAACGTGGTGGGGAACCCGCTGATCTGGTGGGCGGCTGCGCTTTCGCTGATCGCGGTGCTGCTGTTCTGGCTCGGCAGGCGCGACTGGCGGGCCGGGGCCATCCTCTCCGGTGTTGCTGCCGGCTACCTGCCGTGGTTCCTGTTCCCCGACCGCACCATGTTCTACTTCTACGCCATCTCCTTCGAACCCTTCCTGATCCTTGCCCTCACCTACGTTCTGGGGCTCGCGCTCGGCAGTCCCGGTGATGCCGTCTGGCGGCGCCGGGGCGGTATTGTGCTCGTGGGCGGCTATGTTGCGCTGGCACTGTTGCTGTCGGCGTACTTCCTGCCCATCTGGACCGCCGAAACCATCACCTACGAGCAGTGGAACGTACGCATGTGGATGCCCAGCTGGGTCTGA
- the rsmI gene encoding 16S rRNA (cytidine(1402)-2'-O)-methyltransferase — protein sequence MVLAATPIGNLGDATYRLVSLLETADVIAAEDTRRLQRLISALEVTPRGRTLSYHEHNEASRTPELLDLVNAGATLLLVTDAGMPSVSDPGFRLVEAAAERGIPVTVAPGPSAVLTALALSGLPTDRFCFEGFLPRKTGERSARLSDLRAERRTMVFFEAPHRLEAMIRALHTEFGPDRPACVTRELTKLHEEVIRGPLQHLLEWVEGASVRGEIAVVVGGAPEEAPSAPEDHVGAVNELMNQGLRLKEAVAAVAEDARVSKRELYAAVVAARK from the coding sequence ATCGTGCTCGCCGCAACGCCGATCGGGAACCTGGGGGACGCGACCTATCGTCTGGTCTCGCTCTTGGAGACCGCCGACGTCATCGCAGCCGAGGACACCCGCCGGCTCCAGCGGCTGATTTCCGCCCTCGAGGTGACACCGCGGGGCCGAACGCTCAGCTATCACGAACACAATGAAGCTTCCCGCACTCCGGAACTGCTGGACCTGGTCAACGCCGGCGCAACCCTCCTGCTGGTGACCGACGCCGGCATGCCGTCCGTCTCCGATCCCGGCTTCCGACTGGTCGAGGCGGCAGCCGAACGCGGCATCCCGGTCACCGTGGCGCCCGGCCCGTCCGCTGTCCTCACCGCGCTCGCGCTGTCGGGACTTCCCACGGACCGTTTCTGCTTCGAGGGCTTCCTGCCGCGCAAGACGGGGGAGCGGTCCGCCCGGCTGTCCGATCTTCGCGCCGAGCGCCGCACCATGGTGTTCTTCGAAGCGCCCCATCGTCTCGAGGCGATGATCCGCGCCCTGCACACCGAGTTCGGGCCCGACCGTCCAGCCTGTGTCACGCGCGAGCTCACCAAGCTCCACGAGGAAGTGATCCGAGGGCCCCTCCAGCACCTGCTCGAGTGGGTGGAAGGTGCCTCAGTGCGCGGGGAGATCGCCGTCGTCGTCGGTGGTGCGCCGGAAGAGGCGCCGTCCGCGCCGGAAGACCACGTGGGCGCGGTGAACGAGCTGATGAATCAGGGCTTGCGCCTCAAGGAGGCCGTGGCGGCTGTTGCGGAGGACGCGCGGGTGAGCAAGCGCGAGCTGTACGCCGCCGTCGTCGCTGCCCGGAAGTAG
- a CDS encoding NAD-dependent succinate-semialdehyde dehydrogenase, with translation MTITAQREQDLLSTVPTGLLIGGQWRDASNGKTFDVEDPATGKTLVSIADATPEDGKAALDAAVAAQDEWARTAPRERGEILRRAFEMVTERAEDFALLMTMEMGKPLAEARGEVTYAAEFLRWFSEEAVRMSGRYSTSPDGKSRILVTKKPVGPCLLITPWNFPLAMATRKIAPAVAAGCTMVLKPANLTPLTSLLFATVLEEAGLPAGVLNIVSTTSAGQVTGPLIKDSRLRKLSFTGSTPVGRRLLADASENVLRTSMELGGNAPFLVFEDADLDKAVDGAMAAKLRNMGEACTAANRFIVHESIAAEFADRLAARMEDVTPGRGTEDSTKLGPLIDGKSRDAVHALVQDAVDAGASCLAGGAPVDGPGYFYPATVLTDVPSSSRILQEEIFGPVAPIVTFSTEDEAVRLANNTEYGLVAYVFTRDLNRGLRMGERLDTGMLGLNAGVISNAAAPFGGVKQSGLGREGGEEGIEEYLYTQYVGIADPTAS, from the coding sequence ATGACCATCACCGCCCAGCGCGAACAAGATCTCCTGTCCACGGTTCCCACGGGTCTGCTGATCGGCGGCCAGTGGCGCGATGCTTCGAACGGCAAAACGTTCGACGTCGAGGACCCCGCAACCGGCAAGACCCTCGTCTCCATTGCCGACGCAACCCCCGAGGACGGCAAGGCTGCACTCGACGCCGCCGTCGCCGCTCAGGACGAATGGGCCCGCACCGCACCCCGCGAGCGCGGTGAAATTCTGCGCCGCGCCTTCGAGATGGTGACCGAGCGCGCCGAGGACTTCGCCCTCCTCATGACCATGGAAATGGGCAAGCCCCTGGCCGAGGCACGCGGCGAGGTCACCTACGCCGCCGAGTTCCTCCGCTGGTTCTCGGAGGAAGCCGTCCGCATGTCCGGACGTTACTCCACCTCGCCCGACGGCAAGTCCCGCATCCTCGTGACCAAGAAGCCGGTGGGCCCGTGCCTGCTCATCACGCCGTGGAACTTCCCCCTGGCGATGGCCACGCGCAAGATAGCTCCCGCCGTCGCCGCCGGCTGCACCATGGTTCTCAAGCCCGCCAACCTGACTCCGCTCACCTCGCTACTGTTCGCCACGGTCCTCGAGGAAGCCGGGCTGCCCGCAGGCGTCCTCAACATTGTGAGCACCACCAGCGCCGGCCAGGTCACTGGCCCGCTCATCAAGGACAGCCGCCTGCGTAAGCTGTCCTTCACGGGTTCGACGCCGGTGGGTCGCCGCCTGCTGGCCGACGCCTCGGAAAATGTCCTGCGCACCTCAATGGAACTCGGCGGTAACGCCCCGTTCCTGGTCTTCGAGGACGCTGACCTGGACAAGGCAGTGGACGGCGCCATGGCCGCCAAGCTCCGCAACATGGGCGAGGCCTGCACCGCTGCCAACCGGTTCATCGTGCACGAGTCCATCGCTGCCGAGTTCGCCGACCGGCTCGCCGCCCGCATGGAGGACGTCACCCCCGGCCGCGGCACCGAGGACTCCACCAAGCTCGGCCCGCTGATCGACGGCAAGAGCCGCGACGCCGTACACGCCCTGGTGCAGGACGCGGTCGACGCCGGTGCCTCCTGCCTTGCAGGCGGTGCGCCCGTGGACGGACCCGGCTACTTCTACCCGGCGACCGTGCTGACCGACGTGCCGTCGTCGTCGCGCATCCTGCAGGAGGAAATCTTCGGGCCGGTTGCGCCCATCGTGACCTTCTCCACCGAGGACGAAGCCGTGCGGCTGGCCAACAACACCGAGTACGGCCTGGTGGCCTACGTCTTCACGCGCGACCTGAACCGCGGCCTGCGGATGGGTGAGCGGCTTGACACCGGCATGCTCGGCCTGAATGCCGGCGTCATCTCCAACGCTGCGGCACCGTTCGGGGGCGTGAAGCAGTCGGGCCTGGGCCGCGAGGGCGGCGAAGAGGGCATCGAGGAGTACCTCTACACCCAGTACGTGGGCATCGCGGACCCCACCGCGAGCTAG